One Ignavibacteria bacterium genomic window carries:
- a CDS encoding cytochrome c maturation protein CcmE, which yields MNKQSRIIIGLIIIVAFLIVGFISFIDSKIEYVNFTEAQNRTRTVEVKGSWIKDKESKFDAATNQFTFFMKDDYNTEMKVVFDGAKPNNFEVAEAVVVKGKVKDGYFHAKDILTKCPSKYEADGSEIKTYNHSK from the coding sequence ATGAACAAGCAATCAAGAATAATTATAGGACTAATAATTATAGTCGCATTTCTTATAGTAGGGTTTATATCATTCATCGACAGCAAAATTGAATATGTAAACTTTACGGAAGCTCAGAACAGAACAAGAACAGTTGAGGTTAAAGGAAGCTGGATTAAGGACAAAGAAAGCAAGTTTGATGCCGCTACTAATCAGTTCACTTTTTTTATGAAAGATGACTATAATACAGAGATGAAAGTTGTATTTGACGGCGCAAAGCCGAATAATTTTGAAGTTGCAGAAGCTGTTGTGGTTAAAGGAAAAGTGAAAGACGGATATTTCCACGCAAAAGATATCCTGACCAAATGTCCTTCTAAATACGAAGCCGACGGCTCGGAAATTAAGACCTATAATCATTCAAAATAA